A genomic segment from bacterium encodes:
- the map gene encoding type I methionyl aminopeptidase: MITIKSAADIEGLKESCRIVVEAINLAESLIAPGLKTGELDRIIAEFIHSRGGRPAFKGFYGYPANICASIDEEVVHGIPGDRALQEGQIVSIDVGVEKNGWYGDAAKTFAVGVISAEKQRLMQVTQEALYRGIAKAVEGNRLSDIGHAVQQHVEKAGFSVVRDLVGHGIGRSMHEAPQIPNYGEPHRGPRLKEGMVFAIEPMVNAGGYEVRTLADQWTVVAEDGSCSAHFEHDVVVTRNGAIILTEGI, encoded by the coding sequence ATGATCACCATCAAAAGTGCGGCTGACATTGAAGGATTGAAAGAAAGCTGCCGGATCGTGGTCGAGGCCATCAACCTGGCCGAGTCCCTGATCGCTCCGGGATTAAAGACCGGAGAGTTGGACCGGATTATCGCTGAATTCATTCACTCGCGCGGAGGCCGCCCCGCCTTCAAGGGCTTTTACGGCTATCCGGCGAACATCTGCGCCTCCATCGATGAAGAGGTGGTGCACGGCATCCCGGGCGATCGGGCGCTGCAGGAGGGGCAGATCGTCAGCATCGATGTGGGCGTTGAGAAAAACGGCTGGTACGGCGACGCGGCCAAGACCTTTGCGGTGGGCGTCATCTCCGCTGAAAAACAGCGGTTGATGCAGGTGACGCAGGAAGCGCTTTATCGCGGCATCGCCAAGGCGGTGGAGGGCAATCGGCTCTCGGACATCGGCCACGCGGTGCAGCAGCATGTGGAAAAGGCCGGCTTTTCGGTGGTGCGCGACCTGGTGGGGCACGGCATCGGCCGGTCGATGCACGAGGCGCCGCAGATCCCCAATTACGGCGAACCGCACCGCGGGCCGCGGTTGAAAGAGGGGATGGTGTTCGCCATCGAACCCATGGTTAACGCCGGCGGCTATGAAGTGCGCACATTGGCCGACCAGTGGACGGTGGTGGCGGAGGACGGCTCCTGCTCCGCACACTTTGAGCACGACGTGGTCGTCACGCGCAACGGCGCGATCATTTTAACCGAAGGGATCTAG
- the rpmJ gene encoding 50S ribosomal protein L36, with amino-acid sequence MKVRSSVKKICEHCKIIRRKGTIRVICKKNPRHKQRQG; translated from the coding sequence ATGAAAGTGAGATCTTCAGTAAAAAAGATCTGCGAACATTGCAAGATTATCCGACGGAAGGGCACTATTCGCGTCATCTGTAAGAAAAATCCCAGACACAAGCAACGTCAGGGTTAA
- the infA gene encoding translation initiation factor IF-1: MPKEASIKIDGTILETLPNASFRVELENGHKVLAHISGKMRMHFIKILPGDKVTVELSPYDLTRGRITYRYK; this comes from the coding sequence ATGCCAAAAGAAGCTTCCATTAAAATCGACGGAACGATTCTGGAAACGCTGCCCAACGCATCCTTTCGTGTAGAGCTGGAAAATGGACACAAGGTACTGGCGCATATCTCCGGAAAAATGCGCATGCATTTCATCAAGATATTGCCGGGGGACAAGGTGACGGTCGAGTTGTCGCCCTACGATTTGACGCGCGGCCGCATCACCTATCGCTACAAATAA
- a CDS encoding adenylate kinase: MRLIFLGAPGAGKGTQAVYLCEKYAIPQISTGDMLRKAVQEGTELGRQAKTIMESGGLVSDEIIIGLMRERLGQPDCGRGYILDGFPRTLAQAAGLDAMLGKEGIQLVLLFDVPEEVILARLTSRRTCSQCGKIFNMISHPPPADLICPDCSGRIIQRDDDTEATVLNRLRVYEEKTAPLKEYYEKQSKLAILRGDAPLDQIRREMDDLVAPLVR, translated from the coding sequence ATGCGATTGATTTTTCTAGGCGCTCCGGGCGCCGGCAAAGGGACCCAAGCCGTCTATCTGTGCGAAAAATACGCCATTCCGCAGATCTCCACCGGCGACATGCTGCGCAAAGCTGTGCAGGAAGGCACCGAGCTGGGTCGTCAGGCCAAAACGATCATGGAGAGCGGCGGGCTGGTTTCAGACGAGATTATTATCGGGCTGATGCGGGAGCGGCTGGGGCAACCGGACTGCGGTCGGGGATACATCCTCGACGGCTTTCCGCGCACGCTGGCGCAGGCCGCCGGGCTTGATGCCATGCTGGGAAAAGAAGGGATTCAACTGGTGCTGCTTTTTGATGTGCCGGAGGAGGTCATCCTCGCCAGGCTGACCAGTCGGCGCACCTGCAGCCAGTGCGGCAAGATCTTTAACATGATCTCTCATCCGCCGCCGGCGGACCTGATCTGCCCGGATTGCAGCGGCCGCATCATTCAGCGGGACGACGACACCGAGGCCACGGTGCTGAATCGCTTGAGAGTGTATGAAGAAAAAACCGCCCCGCTCAAGGAGTATTACGAAAAGCAGAGCAAGCTGGCGATTCTGCGCGGAGATGCCCCGCTCGACCAAATTCGTCGCGAGATGGACGACTTGGTGGCGCCGCTGGTGCGATAG
- the rpsK gene encoding 30S ribosomal protein S11, with product MANPKKKTGRKREKVEANGVAHIKVTFNNTNVTLTDVYGNVISWATSGRSGFKGSRKSTPYAAQMSAEAAAKEAIDLGLKRVEVLVKGPGAGREAAVRSLQAAGLEITSIKDVSPIPHNGCRSPKRRRV from the coding sequence TTGGCTAATCCGAAGAAAAAAACCGGCCGTAAACGTGAAAAGGTGGAAGCGAACGGCGTCGCCCACATCAAGGTGACTTTTAACAACACCAACGTCACTCTGACTGATGTGTACGGAAACGTCATCTCCTGGGCGACCTCCGGACGCAGCGGGTTCAAGGGCTCGCGCAAGAGCACGCCCTACGCCGCCCAGATGTCTGCGGAAGCCGCCGCCAAAGAGGCGATCGATCTGGGACTGAAACGGGTGGAAGTGCTGGTCAAAGGGCCGGGCGCCGGCCGTGAAGCCGCGGTCCGTTCTCTGCAGGCCGCCGGACTGGAGATCACGTCGATCAAGGACGTGTCGCCGATTCCGCACAACGGCTGCCGTTCCCCGAAACGCCGACGCGTATAA
- the rpsM gene encoding 30S ribosomal protein S13: protein MARIAGVDLPRDKRIEIALTYLDGIGLTSSKKILSKAGVNPDTHVRDMSPDDIAKVRDIIANEYKVEGALRSEIQMNIKRLIDIGCYRGMRHRRNLPSRGQRTHTNARTRRGKRGGGAIRRKTKPTATA, encoded by the coding sequence TTGGCTCGTATTGCAGGTGTTGATCTACCGCGTGACAAACGCATCGAAATTGCCCTCACCTATCTTGACGGCATCGGCTTAACTTCTTCGAAAAAGATACTGAGCAAAGCAGGCGTTAATCCGGATACGCATGTTCGAGATATGTCGCCGGACGACATTGCCAAGGTTCGCGATATCATCGCCAATGAGTACAAGGTGGAAGGCGCGCTGCGCAGCGAAATTCAGATGAACATCAAGCGTCTCATCGACATCGGCTGCTATCGCGGCATGCGCCATCGCCGGAACCTGCCCTCCAGGGGACAGCGAACCCACACCAACGCGCGCACGCGGCGCGGCAAACGCGGCGGCGGAGCAATCAGACGAAAGACGAAACCCACAGCAACAGCTTAA